A part of Aegilops tauschii subsp. strangulata cultivar AL8/78 chromosome 2, Aet v6.0, whole genome shotgun sequence genomic DNA contains:
- the LOC109736950 gene encoding uncharacterized protein: MRANRHFTGRGEQSAGPPASKEGNSFHRTNKGERGMWCASCLASACAGCACNLCSSAAASVTRRSARLAYCGLFAASLILSFLLRQFAAPLLQHIPWINTFDDTPPEEWFQMNAVLRLSLGNFLFFVIFALTMIGVKDQNDRRDAWHHGGWIAKFAIWVVLVVLMFFVPNIVISIYEILSKFGSGLFLLVQVVMLLDFTNNWNDSWVEKDEQKWEIALLVVTVICYLATFAFSGVLFMWFNPSDHDCGLNVFFIVLTMILAFAFAIIALHPQVNGSVMPASVISVYCAYLCYTSLSSEPYDYACNGLHMHSKQVSMSALVLGMLTTVLSVVYSAVRAGSSTTFLSPPSSPRSGARNPLLADSNVEEGKGSSEGSEPRPVSYSYTFFHLIFALASMYSAMLLTGWTSATSERSELMDVGWTTVWVRICTEWSTAALYIWTLVAPLLFPDRDFS, translated from the exons ATGCGAGCTAACCGACACTTCACAGGAAGGGGAGAGCAGTCAGCCGGGCCACCTGCCAGCAAAGAGGGGAACTCTTTTCACAGAACGAACAAAGGAGAAAGGGGGATGTGGTGCGCGTCGTGCCTGGCGTCCGCCTGCGCGGGCTGCGCCTGCAACCTCtgctcgtcggcggcggcgtccgtCACTCGCCGCTCGGCCCGCCTCGCCTACTGCGGCCTTTTCGCGGCCtccctcatcctctccttcctcctccgccaGTTCGCCGCGCCTCTCCTCCAGCACATCCCAT GGATAAATACGTTTGATGATACACCACCAGAAGAATGGTTTCAAATGAATGCTGTTCTTCGTCTCAGCTTGGGCAATTTCTTGTTTTTTGTAATATTTGCTCTCACGATGATTGGTGTCAAAGACCAGAATGATCGGCGAGACGCATGGCACCATGGTGGCTGGATTGCAAAGTTTGCTATCTGGGTCGTTCTTGTTGTTCTTATGTTCTTTGTCCCGAACATTGTAATTAGTATTTATG AGATATTGTCAAAGTTTGGATCTGGCTTGTTCCTTCTGGTACAAGTCGTGATGCTTTTAGACTTCACAAATAATTGGAATGACTCTTGGGTTGAGAAGGATGAGCAAAAGTG GGAAATAGCTTTGCTGGTGGTGACTGTGATTTGCTATCTCGCCACGTTTGCCTTCTCCGGTGTGCTCTTCATGTGGTTCAATCCCTCTGATCATGATTGTGGTCTCAATGTGTTCTTTATTGTCTTGACAATGATTCTTGCTTTTGCATTTGCAATAATTGCTTTGCACCCCCAG GTCAATGGGAGCGTTATGCCTGCTTCGGTCATTTCTGTTTACTGTGCATACCTGTGTTACACTAGTCTGTCAAGTGAACCATATGACTATGCGTGCAACGGGCTTCACATGCACTCTAAGCAGGTCTCAATGAGCGCTCTTGTCCTTgggatgctcaccaccgtgctctCTGTAGTCTACTCTGCCGTTCGCGCTGGATCTTCCACCACTTTCCTTTCGCCGCCGTCGTCTCCTAGATCTG GTGCGAGGAACCCTTTGCTTGCTGACTCCAATGTGGAGGAGGGGAAGGGCAGCAGCGAGGGAAGTGAGCCGCGTCCCGTGAGCTATTCTTACACCTTCTTCCACCTTATATTCGCCCTCGCGAGCATGTACTCGGCCATGCTTCTGACGGGCTGGACGAGCGCCACTTCAGAGAGGTCGGAGCTGATGGATGTCGGATGGACGACCGTCTGGGTGCGCATCTGCACCGAGTGGTCCACCGCAGCGCTGTACATCTGGACCCTTGTTGCTCCGCTGCTCTTTCCTGACCGGGACTTCTCATGA